TGCCCGCCGCCGAGCGAGTAATGCCCGCCTCGCGGCTCAGCAGGTGCGTTTCCGGGTCATGGACGCCGCACCAGACCGGCACGCCCAGTTCCCCCAGGACCTGCCGCTTTAGGCCGCTCTGCACCATTGTCACGTCCGTTACCACGGTCAGGCCGCGCAAAATCGCCATGACGCCCGCTTCGGTCGCGCCCGGCGAGAAGTACAAGTCTTCCACGATGTCTGATGTGCCCGCCGTATGCACGAGGCGCTGCATGGCGTAGCGGTCGGAGGGATTGACGGTGGACCAGTCGCGCAGACCCCCGATGATCTCGAAGGACTCCCGCTCGATGGGGTGGGGTTCGTAGGGGGCGATGGTCCTGCGTTTGGGCGCTTCACCCCCCGCCCCCAGCAGCCCCCTGACTGCCCCATGGTGTCCCACCTGCGGCGCGCCTACCTGGGCTTCGTAGCCCACCACCTCCACCCGGTACTTGCACAGCGAGCAGTTCATGTGGCCCTGGCCCCGCACGCCTTCCTGCGCCCGCTCCAGAAACACCCGGGCCACGTTCAGGTGTGGCCCCAGGTGTCCAGCCGTCAGGAACTCGGTCTCTGGCCAGCGCTGGGCAGCCGCCGCCACCGCTTCCCGGACGCGGCGGGCCAACACACCATCGAACAACAGGTACGGAAGCACCACCACGCGGGCAAATCCCAGCCGGGCGGCGCGGGCCAGCCCGGTGGTCAGGTCCGGTCTGGCCGTACCGCTGTAGCAGGCTAGGCTCGCGCCGTAGCCCAGGCCCTCCTCCAGAAAGCGGGCCAGTTTGTGAACGTCCCCGTTCGCGTCGGGGTCGGTGGTGCCGCGACCGACGAGCAGCAGCAGCGTCTCGTTACGGCGAACCTCACGGGATGCCCCGGCCTCGGCTTCCACCAGCCGCTCGCGGCAGACGGCCAGCAGGCCCGGGTGCAGGTCCATGGCCGCGCCGTAGTGAAAGGTGACGTGGGGGAACTCCCGGCGCAGGGCGTTGAGCTCGCTGGGCAGATCGTTCTTGGCATGTGTGGCGGCCAGCAGCACGCCGGGGACCAGCACGATTTCCCGCGCCCCTGCGGCAATGGCTTCCCGCGCGGCCTCGTCAATGGTGGGCGTGTTGAACTCCAGAAACCCGTGGGTGATGACGCGTCCAGGGTCCAGGGCCTTGACCCGAGTGACCAGCTCCTCGAACTGCCCCGAACTGGCAGGGTCACGGCTGCCGTGAGCGGCCAGGACGATGGCGTAGTCGGCACTCACTGTTCTCCCTCCAAACCCGTGGGCATGGGCGTCAGGGCGCGGATAAGCACGATGCTCATGTCCGAGAATTTGCGGCCCTCCATCTCGGCCAGGGTGCCCCTCCACTCGGCCTCATCACGGGAAAGGTTCTCCCAGACCTCCACCTGGTGCGCAGCGCTTGCCCCACCTGCGAGCAAATACGCCGCGACGTCCCCCGGCATAAAGTCCCAGGGACGGGGAATGACGATAGCGTTCCGCCCCCCGCGCAGCACCTCGCGCAGGTGCGTCTTGAAGGGCGTCAGGTTACCCCGGCGGTGAAAGGTCAGGAAGGTGGTCTCGTCGAAGCACACCCGTCCCTTGCTGGCGAGCATCTGCGCGCTGGAGATGCCGGCCACGGTTTCTACCCGGTGTCCGCAGGCCGTTTCCACCCGTTCCAGAAACTGAAAGCCGCTGAAGTGGACGTCGCCCATCAACACCACCACGCAATTCTTCCCCGCCTGATGAAGCTCCGCGACTTCCGCCAGTTTTGCCACCTGATCGCTGTAGCCCATGGTGACCACCTGCTGTTCATTCAGGAGCAGCGGCCGCACCACGTCCACCACGGCGTCAAATCCTGCGACGACATCGGCATTGGACACCAGTTCCGCGCCCCGGCGCGTCAGGAAATCGAGGTGGCCGGGACCCGCCCCGACGCAGACGATCACGGGGACCACCAGGCGGAGAGAACGCTCATTTCGGGGCTTTGGGAGATGGGCGGCAGATCGGGGGACCCCAGGTGGCTGGGGGCAGGTGGAGAAAAGGGCATGGTGAGCTCCGGCGTGCGGGCAGGGCAGCGGGAGTGGGAGCACGAAAAAACCCACTCCAGCCGGGGGCCGGAGCAGGCACGGAACATGCGGCAGCTCGGGAGATGGCCCTCTGACGGCGAGAGGTGCCTGGCCACGTGTTGTGCGTGGCAGGGCGTCCCTGGGGGGCATTCGGGCTTACCGCTCCTTGCGGCATACCGTTGCGCGACAGCGCCGGATTCTCACCGGACTTCCCCACTCCCAGGTGGAGGCAGCATAGCAGAGGGCAGCGGGGCGGGCGGCAGAGGAGCTCCGGGTGCGGAGCAACAGACCCCGGGAGGAAGGGGAGAACGCCGGCGCTTGAGCGTTCCTGAAGTTCCGGTGGAGCGCAGGGCGCGGCCACAGGGCGACGTGGCAAGCTGTGGACGCCCGTCACGTTTGCCCTCGCCCCCGTCTTCCCTCCCGGAGGAGCCCCCAT
This is a stretch of genomic DNA from Deinococcus hopiensis KR-140. It encodes these proteins:
- a CDS encoding precorrin-8X methylmutase — protein: MSADYAIVLAAHGSRDPASSGQFEELVTRVKALDPGRVITHGFLEFNTPTIDEAAREAIAAGAREIVLVPGVLLAATHAKNDLPSELNALRREFPHVTFHYGAAMDLHPGLLAVCRERLVEAEAGASREVRRNETLLLLVGRGTTDPDANGDVHKLARFLEEGLGYGASLACYSGTARPDLTTGLARAARLGFARVVVLPYLLFDGVLARRVREAVAAAAQRWPETEFLTAGHLGPHLNVARVFLERAQEGVRGQGHMNCSLCKYRVEVVGYEAQVGAPQVGHHGAVRGLLGAGGEAPKRRTIAPYEPHPIERESFEIIGGLRDWSTVNPSDRYAMQRLVHTAGTSDIVEDLYFSPGATEAGVMAILRGLTVVTDVTMVQSGLKRQVLGELGVPVWCGVHDPETHLLSREAGITRSAAGIRRAYEKFGNGCIVAIGDAPTAIFETVRLIRERHWRPGLVVGLPVGFVGTRESKAALRACLRVPRITNAGTRGGSPWASSVVNALMIEAQNRLAAVATTEVGPARPRTKA
- a CDS encoding cobalt-precorrin-7 (C(5))-methyltransferase — translated: MPPRDALPRTTRGQAPLAVRGPSPELPHVPCLLRPPAGVGFFVLPLPLPCPHAGAHHALFSTCPQPPGVPRSAAHLPKPRNERSLRLVVPVIVCVGAGPGHLDFLTRRGAELVSNADVVAGFDAVVDVVRPLLLNEQQVVTMGYSDQVAKLAEVAELHQAGKNCVVVLMGDVHFSGFQFLERVETACGHRVETVAGISSAQMLASKGRVCFDETTFLTFHRRGNLTPFKTHLREVLRGGRNAIVIPRPWDFMPGDVAAYLLAGGASAAHQVEVWENLSRDEAEWRGTLAEMEGRKFSDMSIVLIRALTPMPTGLEGEQ